In Candidatus Cloacimonadota bacterium, the DNA window TCGGGTGACTATTCTGCTACTACTAACGCCAATGGTGCTTATAGCTTCATGATGCCTGCTGGAACACACACTGTTACAGCAAGTCATCCTAACTATACCGCTGTATCACAGGAAGGAATCATCGTTGTAACCGATCAGATAACAACGGTCAACTTCGTACTACCTCCAAGCGAGATAATCTTGAGTGAGGGCTTCGAAACCTACGAAGACTTCAGCCTTGAATTTGCTCCTTGGACCCTGGTAGACGTAGATGGTTCTAATACTTATGGTATTACTAATACAGCATGGCTGAATGCTTATGCACCACAAGCATTCATAATCTTTAATCCAGCCAATACTACTCCTCCAGTAACAAGTGCAGAAGCTCATGGCGGAGCAAAATTTGCCGCCTGCTTTGCTTCCACTGAACCTCCCAATGATGACTGGATAATTACTCCGCAAATAAATGGTGGCGGCGAGATCACATTCTGGGCAAAATCCTACGTCGATACATATGGTCTTGAGCGCTTCAAGATTGGAGTGTCTCAAACCGGAACAGATCCTGCTAATTTCACTTATATTAGTGAAGGCACCTACGTGGAAGTTCCCGCCGAATGGACAGAATACACCTATAGTCTGGCAGATTACGAAGGTTTGTCCATCTATGTTGGTATCAATTGTGTATCTAATGATGCCTTCTTCTTATTGATTGACGATGTGACCATTACAGGTCCTTCCTCCAATCCAGATGGTTTAACACCTGCGTTAACCACTCAGTTGAAAGGTAACTATCCTAACCCATTCAATCCTGAAACCACTATTAGTTACAGCGTAAAAGATAGCGGTCCTGTATCTATCGACATCTTCAACGTTAAAGGACAGCTTGTTCGCAAGCTTGTAAACGACACGAAGGCTGCCGGAAATTACACAGAGATATGGAATGGTAAGGATAATAACGGTCGCGCAGTATCCAGCGGCATTTATTACTTCAAAATGAATGCTGGAAAATACAGCTCAACCAAGAAAATGATCCTCATGAAATAAGCCTTTGGCTTAGCATGATACAATTGGGCTCCCCTCAACGGGAGCCCTTTTTTGTATTTGATTCCAGCCTATACCCTGTTTTTCAACCCAATTGAGGCATTGGAGTTCAAAGCGCATATACTAACTATCACTTATTTTATAATATCTTATGGGCGGTTTGGACTTCAAGACCGTGCATTATTACACGCCTGCTTTTGAAGTCCATGAGGCCTATTAAGTTCAATATCAGCAGGAACTTAATTGGCCTTATGAACTCCAATAGAATTGTTCAGGTTTAATACTCTTGTTTGCATGAGATAGCAAAATTTCACTTGACTTGTGCGGTGCAATGATATGGTGGTAGTGCTTATGTTTGAAATAGAAAAATGTACTGTACGCCTTGCTCTTCCAAAAGACAGAGGTGATCTGATCGAGATTTCCAAACGAATTTGGGAAGGGCACGACTATTTACCCAAGATTGTAGATAGATGGATTGACGAGCCCTGGTTTTTTGTGTGCGAATATGAAGGGAAGGTGATTGCCTGCCTTAAGCTTAGCCAATTTCCAGATCAAGTAATATGGTTTGAAGGCTTAAGAGTTCACTACAAGTATCAGGGCAAAGGTGTGGCTAAGCTCATGAATAAAGAACTATTGCGTTTTGCCTCTGGACTCAAACTGCAAAATCCTGCCCTCAGCTTTGAGTTTTGTACTTACTACAAAAATACCGAAAGCATAAA includes these proteins:
- a CDS encoding choice-of-anchor J domain-containing protein; translation: DRAMEGYKVWRLLQGQESNEAQWTALTPTAITTTAHQDDDWSTLPDGMYRWAVKAIYTGGALSNSAFSNTIERMTQIGTISGFVRDEQNQAISGATVSSGDYSATTNANGAYSFMMPAGTHTVTASHPNYTAVSQEGIIVVTDQITTVNFVLPPSEIILSEGFETYEDFSLEFAPWTLVDVDGSNTYGITNTAWLNAYAPQAFIIFNPANTTPPVTSAEAHGGAKFAACFASTEPPNDDWIITPQINGGGEITFWAKSYVDTYGLERFKIGVSQTGTDPANFTYISEGTYVEVPAEWTEYTYSLADYEGLSIYVGINCVSNDAFFLLIDDVTITGPSSNPDGLTPALTTQLKGNYPNPFNPETTISYSVKDSGPVSIDIFNVKGQLVRKLVNDTKAAGNYTEIWNGKDNNGRAVSSGIYYFKMNAGKYSSTKKMILMK